The following are from one region of the Pseudomonas putida genome:
- a CDS encoding SDR family oxidoreductase yields the protein MNNARSIWVTGAGNGLGLALVEALLAGGHRVAASGKHSEALDALAARYGSQLLRLPWQLHEEQQAAQASQQICHAWCALDGLIINAGTSDYLADDVADSELFEAIVTGNQLAGEHCLANALPLLAKGDSPQVMAVFNRHSALQLYAPTQVTAGWNSMPQWMREQRQALKAQGVELTVVGPQSLKTPVTPAQAILEAWTPQSAAEELLRRWPQGEPELVLEALDLSSLWPLMR from the coding sequence TTGAATAATGCACGCAGTATCTGGGTAACGGGCGCCGGCAATGGACTAGGCCTGGCACTGGTGGAAGCGTTGCTCGCTGGAGGGCACCGGGTAGCGGCCAGCGGCAAACACAGCGAGGCACTGGATGCCTTGGCGGCGCGTTATGGCAGCCAATTGTTGCGCTTGCCCTGGCAGCTGCATGAAGAACAGCAGGCGGCCCAGGCCAGCCAGCAGATATGCCATGCCTGGTGCGCGCTGGACGGCTTGATCATCAACGCCGGCACCAGCGATTACCTGGCGGACGACGTGGCGGACAGCGAGTTGTTCGAGGCGATCGTCACTGGCAACCAGTTGGCCGGCGAGCATTGCCTGGCCAATGCGCTGCCGTTGCTGGCGAAGGGCGACTCACCGCAGGTGATGGCGGTGTTCAACCGTCATTCGGCGTTGCAGTTGTATGCGCCGACGCAGGTGACTGCGGGTTGGAACAGCATGCCGCAATGGATGCGCGAGCAGCGTCAGGCGTTGAAGGCTCAGGGGGTTGAGCTGACGGTGGTGGGCCCCCAGTCGTTAAAGACACCTGTCACGCCGGCGCAGGCAATACTGGAAGCGTGGACGCCGCAGAGTGCGGCCGAAGAGCTGCTGCGGCGCTGGCCGCAGGGGGAGCCGGAGCTGGTGCTGGAGGCTCTGGATCTCAGTAGCCTGTGGCCGTTGATGCGATAG
- a CDS encoding tetratricopeptide repeat protein — protein MNKPYALLLAFALLQGCQSLVPQKAEPPVAEAGKSEAEKPVVYGSFKQDTLYSLLVAELAGQRNRFDIALANYTDQAAKTQDPGVSERAYRIAEYLGADEPALDNALVWARNDPQNLDAQRAAAIQLARAGRYDDSMAYMEKVLQGQGDTHFDFLALSAAETDQSTRDGLLQSFERLLVKYPNNSQLVFGKALLLNQDGKAEEALELLESHPPQNGEIAPILLRARLLQALDRGPEALPLLRGAIRDNPDDKRLRLTYARTLVEQDRIADAKGEFLSLVQQYPEDDELRYSLALVCLENKDWDEAEGYLQELIERDSNVDAAHLNLGRIREERHDPAGALREYALVGPGPDYLPAQLRQADILIANGRGTEASRLLADAREAQPDYAIQLFLIESESYSNNNKDAQASQVLQQAIQRYPDDLNLLYTRAMLAEKRDDLAQMEKDLRAIITREPENAMALNALGYTLADRTTRYSEAKALIDKAHQLTPDDPAVLDSLGWVNYRLGNLDEAETYLRKAFASFPDHEVAAHLGEVLWTNGKRREARQVWAKGFEAQADSPILRKTLLRLTGSETL, from the coding sequence ATGAACAAACCATACGCATTGCTGCTTGCCTTCGCCCTGCTCCAGGGCTGCCAGAGCCTGGTCCCGCAAAAGGCCGAGCCTCCCGTCGCCGAGGCCGGCAAGAGCGAGGCGGAAAAGCCCGTGGTGTATGGCTCGTTCAAGCAGGACACGCTCTATAGCCTGCTGGTGGCGGAGCTGGCCGGCCAGCGCAACCGTTTCGACATCGCCCTGGCCAATTACACCGACCAGGCCGCGAAAACCCAGGACCCAGGGGTTTCCGAACGCGCCTACCGCATTGCCGAATACCTCGGTGCCGACGAACCGGCACTGGACAACGCGCTGGTCTGGGCCCGCAACGACCCGCAGAACCTCGACGCCCAGCGCGCAGCAGCCATCCAGCTGGCCCGGGCTGGCCGCTATGACGACTCCATGGCGTACATGGAAAAGGTCCTGCAGGGCCAGGGCGACACCCATTTCGATTTCCTCGCCCTGTCCGCCGCCGAAACCGACCAGAGCACCCGTGACGGCCTGCTGCAAAGCTTCGAGCGCCTGTTGGTGAAATACCCGAACAACAGCCAGCTGGTGTTCGGCAAGGCCCTGCTGCTGAACCAGGACGGCAAGGCCGAAGAAGCCTTGGAGCTGCTCGAGTCGCACCCGCCGCAAAACGGCGAAATCGCCCCGATCCTGCTGCGCGCGCGCCTGCTGCAAGCCCTGGACCGTGGCCCGGAGGCCCTGCCATTGCTGCGCGGGGCGATTCGCGACAACCCCGACGACAAACGCTTGCGCCTGACCTACGCCCGCACCCTGGTCGAACAGGACCGCATCGCCGACGCCAAGGGCGAGTTCCTCAGCCTGGTACAGCAATACCCCGAGGATGACGAGCTGCGCTATTCGCTGGCCCTGGTGTGCCTGGAAAACAAGGACTGGGATGAAGCCGAGGGCTACCTGCAGGAACTGATCGAACGCGACAGCAACGTAGACGCCGCACACCTGAACCTGGGCCGCATCCGCGAGGAGCGCCACGACCCTGCAGGCGCCCTGCGTGAATACGCCCTGGTCGGACCGGGCCCCGACTACCTGCCGGCGCAACTGCGCCAGGCCGACATCCTGATCGCCAACGGCCGTGGTACCGAAGCCTCGCGCCTGCTCGCCGACGCCCGCGAAGCCCAGCCGGACTACGCCATCCAGCTGTTCCTGATCGAATCGGAAAGCTACAGCAACAACAACAAGGACGCCCAGGCCAGCCAGGTGCTGCAACAAGCCATCCAGCGCTACCCGGACGACCTCAACCTGCTGTACACCCGCGCCATGCTGGCCGAAAAGCGTGACGACCTGGCACAGATGGAAAAAGACCTGCGTGCTATCATCACCCGCGAGCCGGAAAACGCCATGGCCCTGAACGCCCTCGGCTACACCCTGGCCGACCGCACCACCCGCTACAGCGAAGCCAAGGCGCTGATCGACAAGGCCCACCAGCTGACCCCGGACGATCCGGCGGTACTCGACAGCCTGGGCTGGGTCAATTACCGCCTGGGTAACCTCGACGAGGCTGAAACCTACCTGCGCAAGGCTTTTGCCAGCTTCCCCGACCACGAAGTGGCCGCCCACCTGGGCGAAGTGCTGTGGACCAACGGCAAGCGCCGCGAAGCCCGCCAGGTCTGGGCCAAGGGCTTCGAAGCCCAGGCCGACAGCCCCATCCTGCGCAAGACCCTCCTGCGCCTGACCGGATCCGAGACCCTCTAA
- the prmC gene encoding peptide chain release factor N(5)-glutamine methyltransferase — translation MTIIASLLRNAQLPESPTERLDAELLLAAAIGKSRSYLHTWPERIVSSEDAETYAGYLQRRRGGEPVAYILGLQGFWKIDLEVAPHTLIPRPDTELLVEAALELQPATPAKVLDLGTGTGAIALALASDRPAWQVSAVDRVEEAVALAERNRQRLGLANVQVRLSHWFDSLAGERFDLIVSNPPYIAAADPHLVAGDVRFEPSSALVAGADGLDDLREIAAQAPAHLVQGGWLLLEHGYDQAAAVRALLTEQGFIEVASRTDLGGHERITLGRLPC, via the coding sequence ATGACCATCATCGCCAGCCTGCTGCGCAACGCGCAGTTGCCAGAATCGCCCACCGAGCGGCTGGATGCCGAGCTGCTGTTGGCCGCGGCCATCGGCAAATCGCGCAGCTACCTGCACACCTGGCCCGAGCGCATCGTCAGCAGCGAAGATGCCGAGACTTATGCCGGCTACCTGCAACGTCGCCGTGGCGGCGAGCCGGTCGCCTACATTCTCGGGCTGCAGGGCTTCTGGAAGATCGACCTGGAAGTGGCGCCGCATACCCTGATCCCGCGGCCGGATACCGAGCTGCTGGTCGAAGCCGCCCTTGAGCTGCAACCTGCCACGCCGGCCAAGGTCCTTGACCTGGGTACCGGCACCGGCGCGATTGCCCTGGCACTGGCCAGCGATCGTCCGGCCTGGCAGGTGAGCGCAGTGGACCGGGTCGAGGAGGCCGTCGCCCTGGCAGAGCGCAATCGCCAGCGGCTGGGCCTGGCGAACGTCCAGGTACGGCTCAGCCACTGGTTCGACAGCCTGGCCGGCGAGCGTTTCGACCTGATTGTCAGCAACCCGCCCTACATCGCCGCCGCAGACCCGCACCTGGTCGCCGGTGATGTGCGCTTCGAGCCCAGCAGCGCGCTGGTGGCCGGTGCCGATGGCCTGGACGACCTGCGCGAAATTGCCGCACAGGCTCCCGCCCACCTGGTGCAGGGTGGCTGGTTGCTGCTGGAACACGGCTACGATCAGGCTGCGGCGGTGCGCGCCTTGCTGACTGAACAAGGTTTCATCGAGGTCGCCAGCCGCACGGATCTGGGTGGCCATGAACGCATTACCCTGGGGCGCCTGCCATGCTGA
- a CDS encoding molybdopterin-synthase adenylyltransferase MoeB, giving the protein MLSDQELLRYSRQVLLAQIDIDGQLRLKQSKALIVGLGGLGSPVALYLAAAGVGELHLADFDTVDLTNLQRQVMHDSASVGMSKVDSALQRLQAINPEISLVAHRQALDEDSLAAAVAAVDLVLDCSDNFATREAVNAACVAAGKPLVSGAAIRLEGQLSVFDPRRDYSPCYHCLYGHGSEAELTCSEAGVIGPLVGLVGSLQALEAMKLLAGFGEPLVGRLLLIDALGTRIRELRVKRDPACAVCGKRDG; this is encoded by the coding sequence ATGCTGAGTGATCAGGAACTGTTGCGTTACAGCCGGCAGGTATTGCTGGCCCAGATCGACATCGACGGCCAGTTGCGGCTCAAGCAGAGCAAAGCGCTGATCGTAGGCCTCGGCGGCCTTGGCTCGCCGGTCGCCTTGTACCTGGCCGCTGCCGGGGTAGGTGAGCTGCACCTGGCTGACTTCGACACCGTCGACCTGACCAACCTGCAACGCCAGGTGATGCACGACAGTGCCAGCGTTGGCATGAGCAAGGTCGACTCGGCCTTGCAGCGCTTGCAGGCGATCAACCCGGAAATCAGTCTGGTTGCCCATCGCCAGGCCCTGGACGAGGACTCGCTGGCGGCCGCTGTGGCAGCGGTCGACCTGGTGCTGGACTGCTCTGACAATTTCGCTACCCGCGAGGCGGTCAACGCCGCCTGTGTCGCGGCAGGCAAGCCGCTGGTCAGCGGTGCGGCGATCCGCCTGGAAGGGCAGTTGTCGGTGTTCGACCCACGGCGTGACTACAGCCCTTGCTACCACTGCCTGTACGGTCATGGCAGCGAAGCCGAACTGACCTGCAGCGAAGCCGGCGTTATCGGCCCGCTGGTGGGGCTGGTGGGTAGCCTGCAGGCGCTGGAGGCGATGAAGCTGCTGGCCGGGTTCGGCGAGCCGCTGGTGGGCCGCCTGCTATTGATCGATGCGCTCGGCACGCGTATCCGCGAATTGCGGGTCAAGCGCGACCCGGCCTGTGCAGTCTGTGGCAAGCGCGATGGCTGA
- a CDS encoding MerR family transcriptional regulator, protein MLSEILLPIGELARRTGVNPVTLRAWERRYGLLKPQRTAKGHRLYPLDQVERVEAILAWLQRGASVGQVRELLDKPPTTPPRGDWQTRQFQLVDAIANLSQRALDQQLNQAMALYPAVTLCEQLLLPLLDILELRWRNYFNARVEQAFFHTWLRSKLGARVYHDNQLLQGPPVLLADDHERGFNPDLWLCAWLLTNNGIAVEVLEHPIAGAQVSHAAIALKARAIVLHLGPRIDAKALQRTLGNVSLPILLGGSTLAMHEAQLRNLDHPDLSLFDTPQAALRLLQRNDRPPAAMDPSCN, encoded by the coding sequence ATGCTGTCTGAGATCCTGCTGCCCATCGGCGAACTGGCCCGCCGCACCGGCGTCAACCCGGTCACCTTGCGCGCCTGGGAGCGACGCTACGGCTTGCTCAAGCCCCAGCGTACGGCGAAGGGACATCGCCTGTATCCGCTGGACCAGGTCGAGCGCGTCGAGGCGATCCTCGCCTGGCTGCAGCGTGGCGCTTCGGTCGGCCAGGTCCGCGAGCTACTGGACAAACCTCCCACTACGCCGCCCAGAGGCGACTGGCAGACCCGGCAGTTCCAGTTGGTCGACGCCATCGCCAACCTGTCGCAGCGCGCCCTCGACCAACAGCTCAACCAGGCCATGGCGCTGTACCCGGCCGTAACCCTGTGCGAGCAATTGTTGTTGCCGCTGCTGGACATACTCGAACTGCGCTGGCGCAACTACTTCAATGCCCGGGTGGAACAGGCTTTTTTCCACACCTGGCTGCGGAGCAAGCTGGGGGCCCGGGTTTATCACGACAACCAGTTGCTGCAAGGCCCGCCGGTGTTGCTGGCCGATGACCACGAGCGCGGGTTCAACCCGGACCTGTGGCTTTGCGCCTGGCTGTTGACCAACAACGGTATTGCGGTCGAAGTGCTGGAGCACCCTATCGCCGGCGCCCAGGTCAGCCATGCGGCCATTGCCCTCAAGGCCCGCGCGATTGTCCTGCACCTGGGGCCGCGCATCGATGCAAAGGCACTGCAGCGCACCTTGGGCAATGTGTCGCTACCCATCCTCCTGGGTGGTTCAACACTGGCGATGCACGAAGCCCAACTGCGCAACCTCGACCATCCCGACCTCTCGCTCTTCGATACCCCACAGGCAGCCTTGCGGTTGCTTCAGCGCAACGACCGGCCACCTGCGGCAATGGACCCATCATGCAATTGA
- a CDS encoding acyloxyacyl hydrolase codes for MKKLLGLAAAAAFTLGHSLSAQAADVSFSVGQTGDSTMVYRLGLQSNWEASWWQTSVGRLTGYWDGAYTYWDGDETASNHSLSFAPVFVYEFAGESVKPYIEAGIGVAAFSSTELEDNELGSAFQFEDRIGFGLRFAGGHEIGVRAIHYSNAGIKQPNDGVESYSLHYRMAL; via the coding sequence ATGAAGAAGCTGCTTGGCTTGGCGGCGGCTGCCGCCTTCACCCTGGGGCACTCGCTGTCGGCGCAGGCTGCCGACGTTTCGTTTTCGGTTGGGCAGACCGGCGACTCGACCATGGTCTACCGGTTGGGGCTGCAATCGAATTGGGAAGCGAGCTGGTGGCAGACCAGCGTCGGGCGCCTGACGGGCTACTGGGATGGGGCCTACACCTATTGGGACGGTGACGAGACTGCAAGCAACCACAGCCTGTCGTTTGCTCCGGTGTTCGTTTACGAGTTTGCCGGGGAGTCGGTGAAGCCTTACATAGAGGCGGGGATCGGTGTGGCGGCATTCTCCAGCACCGAGCTGGAAGACAACGAGCTGGGCTCGGCATTCCAGTTCGAGGACCGCATCGGCTTCGGTCTGCGCTTTGCCGGTGGGCATGAGATTGGCGTGCGGGCGATTCACTATTCCAACGCGGGCATCAAGCAGCCCAACGATGGGGTGGAGAGCTATAGCCTGCATTACCGCATGGCGCTCTGA
- the phrB gene encoding deoxyribodipyrimidine photo-lyase, which yields MQLTWLRSDLRIDDNTALSAASERGPTLALWLVSPGQWRAHDDAACKVDFWLRNLRDLRQSLERLNIPLLIRRIDTWDQAPQAVLDVCRQHQVQSVHWNEEYGIHEQRRDDTTRALLERSAIQAHSHLDQLLFRPGTILTRSGDYFQVFSQFKKSCLEHLHRGLPALAHRVKRQAPLQVSSDPIPEHVDGFEKPEQALRDHWPAGEAEAQARLTRFLDETIDDYQQLRDLPARPGTSQLSAYLAAGVISPRQCLHGALASNRGEFDSGSSGVQTWINELLWREFYKHILTGYPQVSRHRAFRAQTEALPWRDAPADLEAWEQGRTGFPIIDAAMRQLLNTGWMHNRLRMIVAMFLTKNLLIDWRKGERHFMRHLIDGDLAANNGGWQWSASTGTDAVPYFRIFNPVTQSQRFDPQGRFIRHWLPELQGMDEKAIHLPVRSADLFVRQSYYSPIVDLDSSRQRALEAFKGLPRQQDQRALS from the coding sequence ATGCAATTGACCTGGCTGCGCAGCGACCTGCGCATCGACGACAACACCGCCCTCAGCGCCGCCAGCGAGCGCGGTCCTACCTTGGCCCTGTGGCTGGTCAGCCCTGGGCAATGGCGGGCTCATGACGACGCCGCCTGCAAAGTCGACTTCTGGCTGCGCAACCTGCGCGACCTGCGCCAGTCGCTGGAGCGCCTGAACATCCCCCTGCTGATCCGCAGGATCGACACCTGGGACCAGGCCCCACAGGCCGTGCTCGACGTCTGCCGCCAGCATCAGGTGCAAAGCGTGCACTGGAACGAGGAGTACGGCATCCACGAGCAACGCCGCGACGACACCACCCGCGCGCTGCTGGAAAGGTCGGCCATCCAGGCCCACAGCCATCTCGACCAGCTGCTGTTCCGCCCGGGCACCATCCTTACCCGCAGCGGCGACTACTTCCAGGTGTTCAGCCAGTTCAAGAAGAGCTGCCTGGAGCACCTGCACCGCGGCCTCCCTGCCCTGGCCCACCGGGTAAAACGCCAGGCACCGCTGCAAGTCAGCAGCGACCCGATCCCCGAGCACGTGGACGGCTTCGAAAAACCTGAGCAAGCCCTGCGCGACCACTGGCCGGCCGGCGAAGCCGAAGCTCAGGCGCGGCTGACCCGTTTTCTCGACGAAACCATCGACGACTACCAACAGCTGCGTGACTTGCCTGCCAGGCCCGGCACCAGCCAGCTCTCCGCCTATCTGGCCGCCGGCGTGATCTCGCCACGCCAGTGTCTGCATGGCGCCCTGGCGAGCAATCGCGGCGAGTTCGACAGCGGCAGCAGCGGCGTGCAAACCTGGATCAACGAGCTACTCTGGCGCGAGTTCTACAAACACATCCTGACCGGTTATCCACAGGTCTCGCGCCACCGCGCCTTCCGCGCCCAGACCGAAGCCCTGCCTTGGCGCGATGCACCGGCCGACCTCGAAGCCTGGGAACAGGGCCGTACCGGCTTCCCGATCATCGATGCAGCCATGCGCCAACTGCTGAACACCGGTTGGATGCACAACCGCCTGCGCATGATCGTGGCCATGTTCCTCACCAAGAACCTGCTGATCGACTGGCGCAAGGGCGAACGGCATTTCATGCGCCACCTGATAGACGGCGACTTGGCCGCCAACAACGGTGGCTGGCAGTGGAGCGCGTCCACTGGAACTGACGCAGTGCCCTATTTCCGTATTTTCAACCCGGTTACACAGTCGCAGCGTTTCGACCCGCAGGGGCGTTTCATTCGCCACTGGCTGCCGGAGTTGCAGGGAATGGATGAAAAAGCCATTCATCTTCCCGTAAGATCAGCCGATCTTTTTGTCAGACAGTCCTACTACAGTCCAATCGTCGATCTCGACAGCAGTCGCCAGCGCGCACTGGAGGCATTCAAGGGCCTCCCGCGCCAGCAGGATCAGAGGGCGCTATCTTGA
- the hemA gene encoding glutamyl-tRNA reductase yields MAFLALGINHKTASVDVRERVAFTPEQLVDALQQLCRLTSSREAAILSTCNRSELYIEQDHLSADAVLQWLADYHRLSLDELRASAYVHEEHEAVKHMMRVASGLDSLVLGEPQILGQMKSAYAVAREAGTVGPLLGRLFQATFSAAKQVRTDTAIGENPVSVAFAAVSLAKQIFSDLGRSQALLIGAGETITLVARHLHEQGVRRIVVANRTLERASILAEQFGAHAVLLADIPQELANSDIVISSTASQLPILGKGAVESALKQRRHKPIFMVDIAVPRDIETEVGELDDVYLYTVDDLHDVVAENLKSRQGAAQAAEELVSVGAEDFMLRLRELAAVDVLKAYRQQSERLRDEELQKAQRLLANGGNPEEVLAQLARGLTNKLLHAPSVQLKRLSAEGRLDALAMAQELFALNEGSTDKSPQ; encoded by the coding sequence ATGGCCTTTCTTGCACTTGGTATCAACCATAAGACTGCCTCGGTAGACGTACGCGAGCGCGTGGCGTTTACCCCAGAGCAGCTGGTAGACGCCCTGCAGCAGCTCTGCCGACTGACATCCAGCCGCGAGGCGGCGATCCTGTCGACCTGCAACCGTAGTGAGCTCTACATCGAGCAGGACCACCTGTCCGCCGATGCCGTGCTGCAATGGCTGGCCGACTATCACCGCCTCAGCCTGGACGAGCTGCGCGCCAGCGCTTACGTGCACGAAGAGCACGAGGCGGTGAAGCACATGATGCGGGTGGCCTCGGGCCTGGACTCGCTGGTGCTCGGCGAGCCGCAGATTCTCGGCCAGATGAAGTCCGCCTACGCCGTGGCGCGCGAGGCCGGCACCGTCGGCCCGTTGCTCGGGCGCCTGTTCCAGGCCACCTTCAGCGCCGCCAAGCAGGTGCGCACCGACACGGCCATCGGCGAAAACCCGGTGTCGGTGGCGTTTGCCGCGGTCAGCCTGGCCAAGCAGATCTTCAGCGACCTGGGCCGTAGCCAGGCCCTGCTGATCGGCGCCGGCGAAACCATCACCCTGGTCGCCCGCCACCTGCATGAGCAGGGCGTGCGCCGCATCGTCGTGGCCAACCGTACCCTGGAGCGGGCCAGCATCCTGGCCGAGCAGTTCGGTGCGCACGCGGTACTGCTGGCCGACATCCCCCAGGAACTGGCCAACAGCGACATCGTTATCAGCTCCACCGCCAGCCAGCTGCCGATCCTCGGCAAGGGCGCGGTCGAGAGCGCGCTGAAGCAGCGCCGGCACAAGCCGATTTTCATGGTCGACATTGCCGTACCGCGCGATATCGAAACCGAAGTCGGCGAACTGGACGACGTCTACCTGTACACTGTCGATGACCTGCACGACGTGGTGGCGGAAAACCTCAAGAGCCGCCAGGGCGCAGCCCAGGCCGCCGAAGAGCTGGTGTCGGTGGGTGCCGAAGACTTCATGCTGCGCCTGCGCGAGCTGGCTGCGGTGGATGTGCTCAAGGCCTATCGCCAGCAAAGCGAGCGCCTGCGCGACGAAGAACTGCAAAAGGCCCAGCGCCTGCTGGCCAACGGCGGCAACCCCGAAGAGGTACTGGCCCAACTGGCCCGGGGGCTGACCAACAAACTCCTGCATGCGCCCAGTGTGCAATTGAAAAGGCTCTCGGCCGAGGGCCGCCTCGATGCGCTGGCCATGGCCCAGGAACTCTTTGCCCTCAACGAGGGCTCGACGGACAAATCCCCGCAATGA
- the prfA gene encoding peptide chain release factor 1 has product MKASLLNKLEILQDRFEELTALLGDAEVISDQTRFRAYSREYAEVEPVYAAYREWRKVQDDLEGAQALLKDSDPDLREMAVEEVREAKEQLLTLESQLQRMLLPKDPNDGRNVFLEIRAGTGGDEAAIFSGDLFRMYSRYAEKRGWRLEILSENEGEHGGYKEIIARVEGESVYGKLKFESGAHRVQRVPETESQGRIHTSACTVAVLPEPDEQAAIEINPADLRVDTYRASGAGGQHVNKTDSAIRITHLPTGIVVECQEERSQHKNRARAMSWLSAKLNDMQTSAAQNAIATERKLLVGSGDRSERIRTYNYPQGRVTDHRINLTLYSLDDILAGGVDAVIEPLLAEYQADQLAALGD; this is encoded by the coding sequence ATGAAAGCGTCGCTGCTGAACAAACTGGAAATCCTCCAGGACCGCTTCGAAGAACTCACCGCACTGCTCGGTGATGCCGAGGTCATTTCCGACCAGACGCGCTTTCGCGCCTATTCCCGTGAATACGCCGAAGTCGAGCCGGTCTACGCTGCTTATAGAGAGTGGCGCAAAGTCCAGGACGACCTCGAAGGTGCCCAGGCGCTGCTCAAGGACAGTGACCCGGACCTGCGCGAAATGGCCGTGGAAGAAGTGCGTGAAGCCAAGGAACAATTGCTGACGCTGGAGTCGCAGCTGCAACGCATGCTGTTGCCCAAGGACCCCAACGACGGTCGCAACGTGTTCCTCGAAATTCGCGCCGGCACCGGTGGCGATGAGGCGGCGATCTTCTCCGGCGACCTGTTCCGCATGTATTCGCGGTACGCCGAAAAGCGCGGCTGGCGCCTGGAAATCCTCTCCGAGAACGAAGGCGAGCACGGCGGCTACAAGGAAATCATCGCCCGCGTCGAGGGTGAAAGCGTGTACGGCAAGCTCAAGTTCGAGTCCGGCGCGCACCGCGTACAGCGCGTGCCCGAGACCGAATCCCAAGGCCGTATCCACACCTCCGCGTGCACCGTGGCGGTACTGCCCGAGCCGGACGAACAGGCGGCCATCGAGATCAACCCGGCCGACCTGCGCGTAGACACCTATCGCGCATCCGGTGCCGGCGGCCAGCACGTCAACAAGACCGACTCGGCGATCCGGATCACCCACTTGCCTACCGGTATCGTGGTCGAATGCCAGGAAGAGCGCTCGCAGCACAAGAACCGTGCCCGCGCCATGTCCTGGCTGTCGGCCAAGCTCAACGACATGCAGACCAGCGCCGCGCAGAATGCCATCGCCACCGAGCGCAAGCTGCTGGTCGGCTCCGGTGACCGTTCCGAGCGTATTCGCACGTACAATTATCCACAGGGGCGGGTGACCGACCACCGTATCAACCTGACCTTGTACTCGTTGGACGACATCCTCGCCGGCGGCGTGGACGCGGTGATCGAACCGCTGCTGGCCGAATACCAGGCCGATCAACTGGCCGCCCTGGGGGACTGA
- a CDS encoding DUF523 and DUF1722 domain-containing protein — MHDPSAHSKPRIAISACLTGHSVRYNGGHKASDLCRTQLEEHFDWLPVCPEVAIGLGVPRDPIRLVGDPEQPEVVGTRNPGMDLTGPLRTYGEQMAGELDGICGYIFMQKSPSCGLERVKVYQSNGHPAINGGRGAYAQAFCARRPDLPVEEEGRLHDPVLRENFISRVYAYADWQRLLAEGLSRGALVQFHSRYKYLLMANNPQAYRTLGRLLGSMNRDDDPQSIGPRYFSQLMQALRRCASRGTHGNVLQHLSGYFKEALTPQDKAELQAIINQYRQGVVPLVVPLTLLKHHLRKHPDPYLQQQAYLQPHPENLGLRNAV; from the coding sequence ATGCACGACCCATCCGCCCACAGCAAGCCGCGCATCGCCATCAGCGCCTGCCTGACCGGGCACAGCGTGCGCTATAACGGCGGCCACAAGGCCTCTGATCTGTGCCGCACGCAGCTCGAGGAACACTTCGACTGGTTGCCGGTGTGCCCGGAGGTGGCCATCGGCCTTGGCGTACCTCGCGACCCGATCCGCCTGGTGGGCGACCCCGAGCAACCGGAAGTGGTCGGCACACGCAACCCGGGCATGGACCTGACCGGCCCACTGCGCACCTACGGCGAGCAGATGGCCGGCGAACTGGACGGCATCTGCGGCTACATCTTCATGCAGAAATCGCCGTCCTGCGGCCTGGAGCGGGTCAAGGTCTACCAGAGCAATGGCCACCCGGCCATCAATGGCGGGCGTGGCGCCTATGCCCAGGCATTCTGCGCCCGCCGCCCGGACCTGCCGGTGGAAGAAGAAGGCCGTCTGCACGACCCGGTCCTGCGCGAGAACTTTATCAGCCGCGTGTACGCCTACGCTGACTGGCAACGCCTGCTGGCCGAGGGCCTGAGCCGGGGTGCCCTGGTGCAATTCCACTCGCGTTACAAATACCTGCTGATGGCCAACAACCCCCAGGCCTATCGCACCCTGGGGCGTTTGCTTGGCAGCATGAATCGGGATGACGACCCGCAGAGTATCGGCCCGCGCTATTTCAGCCAGCTGATGCAGGCCCTGCGCCGCTGCGCCAGCCGTGGCACCCATGGCAACGTGCTGCAGCACCTGAGTGGCTACTTCAAAGAAGCCCTGACCCCACAGGACAAAGCCGAGCTGCAGGCCATCATCAACCAGTACCGGCAAGGTGTGGTGCCGCTGGTGGTACCGCTGACCCTGCTCAAGCACCATCTGCGCAAGCACCCCGACCCGTATTTGCAGCAGCAGGCTTACCTGCAGCCACACCCCGAAAACCTGGGGCTGCGCAATGCTGTCTGA